A single genomic interval of Spirosoma linguale DSM 74 harbors:
- a CDS encoding two component transcriptional regulator, winged helix family (PFAM: response regulator receiver; transcriptional regulator domain protein~SMART: response regulator receiver~KEGG: sfu:Sfum_2007 two component transcriptional regulator, winged helix family), translating to MKILLVEDEERLASFIRKGISAEGYEVEVAHDGRTGLSLFRRDIYDIIILDVNLPHMNGFDLCRHIRSENEAVPVLMLTALDSMADKSDGFNAGADDYLAKPFEFQELLLRLRALTRRIGSRPKQVLQLADLELNLDSKTVTRAGKRIDLTTREYALVEYMMLNKGKVISRVDISERVWSLNFDNNSNVIDVYVSYLRKKIDKGFSPKLLHTIVGMGYVLRED from the coding sequence ATGAAAATCCTTTTAGTTGAAGACGAAGAGCGGTTAGCTTCTTTTATCCGAAAAGGTATATCGGCCGAAGGCTACGAAGTTGAAGTCGCCCACGATGGACGTACCGGCCTGTCACTCTTCCGCAGGGACATTTATGATATTATTATTCTGGATGTCAATCTTCCACACATGAATGGCTTTGATCTGTGTCGGCATATCCGGTCAGAAAATGAGGCTGTTCCCGTGCTGATGCTCACTGCACTGGATAGCATGGCCGACAAATCGGACGGGTTCAACGCCGGGGCCGACGATTACCTTGCCAAACCCTTTGAGTTTCAGGAACTGCTTTTACGACTTAGAGCCCTGACGCGCCGGATCGGCTCGCGACCCAAACAGGTGCTCCAACTCGCCGATTTAGAACTGAATCTGGATAGTAAGACCGTAACCCGCGCCGGTAAACGTATCGACCTGACCACCCGCGAATACGCACTGGTAGAGTACATGATGCTCAACAAAGGAAAAGTCATTTCGCGGGTCGACATCAGCGAACGCGTCTGGAGCCTCAACTTCGACAATAACAGCAACGTTATTGATGTGTACGTCAGCTACCTACGAAAAAAAATCGACAAGGGGTTTTCGCCCAAATTGCTGCATACCATCGTAGGCATGGGCTATGTTCTTCGGGAGGATTAG
- a CDS encoding efflux transporter, RND family, MFP subunit (TIGRFAM: efflux transporter, RND family, MFP subunit~PFAM: secretion protein HlyD family protein~KEGG: mfa:Mfla_0374 secretion protein HlyD), whose protein sequence is MKKTHILLSLFGLFALFGMTGCSSNAEEKKEEEVKFLVTSPLQKDTLATKDYVCQVHAIQHIEVRALEKGYLQKIFVDEGQYVKQGQMMFQIMPVVYNAELQKSQAEANYVGIEFQNTKRLADSNIVSKNELALARAKFDKANADVTLAKTHLQFTEIRAPFSGIMDHFQVRLGSLVDDGDLLTTLSDNSKMWVYFNVPEAEYLAYKIHHDDNMKHVRLVMANNELFDQPGEVQTIEADFNNETGNIAFRATFPNPKGLLRHGETGSVRMTVPLKNALIIPQKATFEVLEKKYVYVVDKNNVVRSREIAIAAEMPHIFVVQSGLTKGDRILLEGLRQVKENEKIHVNYVQPASVISNLGLYAE, encoded by the coding sequence ATGAAAAAAACACACATTCTCCTGAGCTTGTTTGGCCTGTTCGCCCTCTTTGGCATGACAGGCTGTTCATCGAATGCAGAAGAGAAAAAAGAAGAGGAAGTTAAATTTCTGGTCACAAGCCCCTTACAGAAAGATACCCTGGCTACCAAAGACTATGTGTGTCAGGTTCACGCCATCCAGCATATTGAAGTAAGGGCACTGGAAAAAGGTTATCTCCAGAAAATTTTTGTAGACGAAGGGCAGTACGTAAAACAGGGACAGATGATGTTTCAGATCATGCCCGTGGTGTACAATGCCGAACTGCAGAAATCGCAGGCTGAAGCCAACTACGTAGGCATCGAATTTCAGAACACCAAACGGCTGGCCGATAGCAACATCGTTTCTAAAAACGAACTCGCACTGGCCCGTGCCAAGTTCGATAAGGCTAATGCCGATGTAACACTCGCAAAAACGCACTTGCAGTTTACTGAAATCCGTGCCCCATTCAGTGGTATCATGGACCACTTTCAGGTACGACTGGGAAGTCTGGTCGATGATGGTGATTTGCTGACAACCCTGTCGGATAACAGCAAAATGTGGGTGTATTTCAACGTGCCGGAAGCCGAATACCTCGCCTATAAAATCCACCACGACGACAACATGAAACATGTAAGACTGGTGATGGCCAATAACGAACTGTTCGACCAGCCCGGCGAAGTGCAAACCATTGAAGCTGACTTCAACAATGAAACCGGTAACATTGCTTTCCGGGCTACCTTCCCGAACCCAAAAGGTCTGCTAAGACACGGCGAAACCGGTAGTGTACGCATGACTGTACCACTCAAAAATGCCCTGATCATCCCGCAGAAAGCCACCTTCGAAGTACTGGAAAAGAAGTATGTATATGTGGTGGACAAAAACAATGTGGTACGGTCGAGGGAAATAGCCATAGCCGCCGAAATGCCGCACATTTTCGTCGTTCAGTCCGGTTTGACCAAAGGCGACAGAATTCTGCTGGAAGGCTTGCGTCAGGTGAAGGAAAACGAAAAGATCCATGTCAACTACGTTCAGCCTGCTTCTGTCATCTCGAATCTGGGTCTGTACGCCGAGTAA
- a CDS encoding histidine kinase (PFAM: ATP-binding region ATPase domain protein; histidine kinase A domain protein; histidine kinase HAMP region domain protein~SMART: ATP-binding region ATPase domain protein; histidine kinase A domain protein; histidine kinase HAMP region domain protein~KEGG: gsu:GSU0452 sensor histidine kinase) gives MLIRNRLTIIFTLLATAIQLTLSLLVWYFYSLYRQEEFYSRLESKARVAGRVLISRRHLHDDFFKNMVRTDLLTIVEEQISIYDNRHNLVFTNRTLKESEYYKEKIPLLSSDPLVEFRSGHLESILMAYRDRGQLFYIFASGYDRIGFAKLGTLQQIMLLANLFGFTLIVLAGWYFAGRVLNPISQIVDEVEQITATQLYKRVNEGNRRDEIAQLAMTFNQMLFRLEDAFVSQRSFVAHASHELRTPLTNTLGTLETSIRYDKNPADWRDSMVIAVEELKKVIALTNGLLGLAKVTDGTVALTAVQVDDCLLTAVGQVQTKYPGRSLPLQFMTGDEAVFTVKGSATLLTTAFLNVLDNACKYSDEAVTVKLQAKEDQITITITDRGRGISETDAAHILDPLYRGENVEGVPGYGIGLAVTQKIIDLHQGSLQITSQVNEGTTVTIVLPGQV, from the coding sequence ATGCTCATTCGGAACCGCCTGACCATCATTTTTACGTTGCTGGCAACGGCTATTCAGCTTACGTTGTCACTGCTGGTGTGGTACTTTTATTCGTTGTACAGGCAGGAAGAGTTCTATAGTCGGCTCGAATCTAAAGCCCGCGTGGCCGGACGGGTACTGATCTCCCGTCGGCATTTGCACGATGACTTTTTCAAGAATATGGTTCGTACCGACCTGCTCACCATTGTAGAGGAGCAGATCAGCATTTACGATAACCGGCACAATCTGGTATTTACCAACCGTACCTTAAAAGAATCCGAGTACTATAAAGAAAAGATACCCCTACTCTCCTCCGACCCACTGGTTGAGTTCAGAAGCGGCCACCTCGAATCTATTCTTATGGCGTATCGGGACCGGGGGCAACTGTTCTACATTTTTGCATCCGGCTATGACCGAATCGGTTTTGCCAAGCTGGGTACGCTGCAACAAATCATGCTGCTGGCCAATCTGTTTGGTTTTACATTGATCGTGCTGGCGGGCTGGTATTTTGCCGGTCGGGTGCTCAATCCCATATCCCAGATTGTCGATGAAGTGGAACAGATTACCGCGACACAGCTTTACAAGCGGGTGAACGAAGGAAACCGCCGGGACGAAATTGCTCAACTTGCCATGACCTTCAACCAGATGCTTTTCCGACTGGAAGACGCCTTTGTTTCGCAGCGCAGCTTTGTCGCTCACGCTTCCCACGAATTGCGAACACCCCTCACCAACACCCTGGGAACCCTCGAAACGTCCATTCGCTACGATAAGAATCCGGCCGACTGGCGCGACAGCATGGTAATTGCGGTTGAAGAACTGAAAAAAGTAATTGCCCTGACGAATGGGTTATTGGGTCTGGCCAAAGTTACCGATGGAACCGTTGCGCTGACGGCCGTTCAGGTGGACGATTGTTTGCTCACCGCCGTTGGGCAAGTCCAGACCAAGTATCCGGGCCGGAGCCTGCCCCTTCAATTTATGACCGGCGACGAAGCTGTGTTCACCGTAAAAGGCAGCGCCACCTTACTGACAACGGCTTTTTTGAACGTGCTTGATAACGCCTGCAAGTATTCCGACGAAGCGGTTACTGTTAAACTTCAGGCTAAGGAAGACCAAATCACAATAACCATTACCGACCGTGGCCGGGGCATCTCCGAAACAGATGCGGCTCACATTCTTGATCCGCTTTACCGGGGCGAAAATGTAGAAGGCGTACCCGGCTATGGCATTGGTCTGGCGGTAACGCAGAAAATTATTGATTTACACCAGGGGTCTCTTCAGATTACTTCCCAGGTGAATGAAGGAACGACCGTTACCATTGTATTGCCTGGTCAGGTGTAA